The Magnolia sinica isolate HGM2019 chromosome 11, MsV1, whole genome shotgun sequence DNA window ACTAACTAGACATCAGTTAGGGCTGTTCAGTTGGTAAACAGACCCAATCTGGGTCCAAATTTGGATAGAATAAAAGCCAACGAGCCAAGCATACCCCCAACTTGAGGTATTCGTTGGGTACCTGAATATATGATTTTTAAGCTTTATCCCTTATTTAGTGAGCATTTGgtagcaccaaatatcatgaaatttcatgatactttATGCAAAATTAGACTGGTTAatattcaaatataatgatatttggtgcaaccaaacacaccataAGTTACTTCAAAACCTTCCCAAATGCATGTCAGTGGTATAGGTGGGAATTATGATATATAATCCTTGCATAGCGTGCAGCCTTCATACACGAAACAACGGCAAAGATGTAAGTTATTTGGGCCGTTCGTATGGATGGGCTGCACCTTTTAGTGTAGACTGGTCAGATGAGATCTTAGCCACTTGTTTGATGATTTTTGTTAATTAgcaatagatggttaaaaaaatCCAACCAATGGTTTACATTCAATGAGCATAAATACTCTGATAATGGGCTACGATCATCCGCAACTTTGCAATTTTACGGCACAGCAGCTCGTCTGAAGGCCCGACATGAGCTGTCCGGATCTGGTAACGTGTGGCACATTCCTAAAGAGAGGTTGCTCGATAACTGATTTAGATGACTGTGTGCTTAAATAGAAGATCAGCAACGACTGTCCATTGAGTTGTATGTGATTATTATCTCTTGCTTCGTGCCAACTGATATCTTAGCTTCTAATTTCCTCAGGTATTTCCTTTCTTGTATATCAACACCGAACCACGGACGTTAGCGTATTGGACGGTAAGCTTCACTGTCGTCAATCTCTTGTTACCTACAAACCAGAGATCGTTTGAAGTGGCCATGATCAAGCGTAGTTCCCATGTATCTCAATTAGTGACAAATCTATCTAATCACGAGGCCCATTTGGATCAGcacatgacaaaaaaaaaaggaaaaaaaaaagaaaagaataaagatcCGAACTGTCTCTGATGTGGCTATCAAGCCGAGCGttagaatgaaatgaatgtaatgGTCACATTCAGGAAATACTCGATTTGAGGTTTTAACTGTCAAGTCAATCTGATTTGGGGCCCTGGCCGATCTACAAcgtggcccatgatttggacagtttggatggttaTACTTATACTCTTGTAGATGaaaatattttgattatatgattATATGAAAACATTTCTAATTTCAGGCAGACGGATACAATAATACAGGCTGCTACAATTTGGACTGCGTTGGTTTGGTGCTGGTACATTCAACGAATACTCTCATTGGTAAACCATTAGCACCATTCTCTCAGTACAATGGAGATCAACATGATATTACCATCAAAGTACAAAAgtgatgcaggggaggacgtgaggtcgagcaccatcttcctcaagaggataactattccgaatccacggaacttctctggactcctcacagagacttctcgaatccacaaggaaagaaagcagaaaatagaaataaattttaataaattcgaaattgattgatgaattattaaaaatgagttcacaaccctttaaataagggtaccaagcaatgggaaagaaattagaatcaaactacaactcaaactcctagaatccgcgacttactataaatagtaaacttactatttatagacggtcgtgatgtctactagtgcgcaaggttttcggccaaaaatagtaagtgtcctatttggcttcaccaaaccattctcctaattattctaagctcttttcatgttgggcgcaactcctaaagcccgacgaatgaagagttataatcaaactaaaacttactatttatattaaaaatgaaattaaaatagggaaacgaccatcgatcaaggggtttttcataattccgggctgcgtaaccctgcatagcagggttggttggctaaagtagctcgttctaccccaaaatcatatattttatgttagataactcattccggattgcaagatacgccggatctaaggttcgatggtccggatcacttctgtcg harbors:
- the LOC131218053 gene encoding protein neprosin-like — protein: MQEEVYGAQVDMNLWKPKLADNWQFSLAQLWIVNGNRETRNTIEVGWHVFPFLYINTEPRTLAYWTADGYNNTGCYNLDCVGLVLVHSTNTLIGKPLAPFSQYNGDQHDITIKVQK